One segment of Tachyglossus aculeatus isolate mTacAcu1 chromosome 16, mTacAcu1.pri, whole genome shotgun sequence DNA contains the following:
- the PRRC2C gene encoding protein PRRC2C isoform X1, with the protein MSEKSGQSTKAKDGKTKYATLSLFNTYKGKSLETQKTTVAARHGLQSLGKVAVSRRMPPPANLPSLKAENKGNDPNVNIVPKDGSGWASKQEQHEEEKPPEVPPAAQPKPGVAAPPEAPPVPKSWASNKQGGQGDGVQVNSHFQQEFPSLQAAGDQEKKEKDANDEAYGSGPNLRPPNVSTWRDGGKSGPLSPGDQENKLPGQEDGTPGTAEQNDALKAAEKRLPGVPPQLPQPRVNGQQQPGLASQYRAMMPPYMFQQYPRMAYPPMHGPVRFPPSLSDANKGPRGRGPPPSWAPEPERPSILSATELKELDKFDNPDVDPDEGWAGAQMEVDYTEQLNFSDDDEQGGSQKENRDDGEEQTSKGSENSEGQKENEGPSTKPPQTLPQPPVTKGPCGKGPPFSQEHGLPPGQSLLHEKNNSIHLPPHPKSLMQQHPPPDRQAGPGRQGPFPPKQPVPDEDEVWKQRRRQQSEVSAAVERARKRREEEERRMEEQRKAACAEKLKRLNEKYGIVEKQPSPEEVREREREKEREREKEREKEREREREKEREREKEREREREKERELERQREKEKELEKERELERQREKERELEQQREKERELEKEHEKAREQERERQREEECEREREKEQEKVEVKLEPKEPVIEPVIEKQENESSNNKETREEQPAFTRQDSNRSEKESTQAVHETEPDSGSLPRPAVSSGYSKQFQKSLPPRFQRQQEQMKQQQWQQQQQQGVLPPAAPSQPSTGAVPPPPHRPLYQPMQPHPQHLASMGFDPRWLMMQSYMDPRMMSGRPAMDLPPMHPGMMPPKPLIRRDQMEASPASSESFEHITRSARDHAVSLSEPRMMWGSEPYPHAEPQQANTPPKVTEEPENLRPEAPLEQEVISTAYPVERNQLDSHPKTEFFRETGEAEVQKLPSRSLEEVRPHHTELTNQAPTLEAADQNIAPSSQEEPVLIGESQSVQKRSISHGPSHPVKAEEPRNETSANIPKVNSRCVDTKEPAERHEDKPKREGFTRSCEGPKLDRPYKSKSETRWGPRPGSSRREEGIDRPIRRSGPIKKPVLRDMKEEREQRKEKEGEKGEKTIEKVVKPEKIEKKEPPPPAPAQIAPQPLPPPPKPEPEKPASDTSNVAKKPPLDTDKPLEAPESVQVETAVKPASQQPAPPPAPKEEKQPERVISKDHVFERPRPDSRPIRKESTLPPRTYWKDSRERDWFPDQGYRGRGRGEYYSRGRSYRGSYGGRGRGGRGQSRDYPNYRDPKPRTEHLPSGALRQREESETRSESSDFEIVPKRRRQRGSETDSDSEVHESASDTLLSDKDSLSKGKHPKREERPENKRPPKPLLSFKPENSIRVDGRPLEKPYGREDDTKPKPGFLPKGEPSRRGRGAPGMFRRGGRDPSGRPPRPSTIRRPAYRDAQWTPRQAETPKPEDGEPPRRQEPFVPGPADKRPPKFERKFDPTRERPRRQRPARPPRQDKPPRFRRLKEREAASKINDVAPASATSGTVNNVAQEQANAAADVSGTKTPDLSNQNSSDQANEEWETASESSDFNERRERDEKKNADLSAQAAAKAGENALPPKREIAKRSFSSQRPGVDRQNRRGNGGPPKSGRNFSGPRSERRNGPSLRSGKRGPFEDQTGGNASVDPVNGSSVNQEGGPNGMGQKNSKEAGGKKREDPKPGPKKPKEKVDALSQFDLNNYASVVIIDDHPEVTVVEDPQSNLNDDGFTEVVSKKQQKRLQDEERRKKEEQTVQVWTKKSSNEKGRSQNSKLPPRFAKKQQQVAVVQQAQVPAPVPAPVAAPAPASAPAAQTAAQPQSQTPTPTPTPTPSQPQTAVQPQGQTTNATDTTNGTDYVATGKPSQNVPSQGTLGAELWDNKVAPTAVLNDISKKLGLISPPQPPPVSAWNKPLTSFGPAAPPEGAKNGQESSVELGIETIQFGAPASNGSENETAPVLSEKSTDKLPEPKEQRQKQPRAGPIKAQKLPELSPVENKEHKPGPIGKERSLKNRKVKDVQQVEPDGQEKTSPPAVRNGNPVPTKETKAVSEMSAEIGTMISVSAPEFATNTKESVTDYTSPSSSLPSTVATSNTKMEETLVTNMESARKAWENSPNVREKSSPATSTAAPITSVGGSSSSGPNPANYNSFSSASMPPIPVASVTPTTSLSGAGTYTTSSLSTKSTTTSDPPNICKVKPQQLQTSSLPSASHFSQLSCMPSLIAQQQQSPQVYVSQSAAAQIPAFYMDTSHLFGTQHARLAPPSLAQQQGFQPGLSQPTSVQQIPIPIYAPLQGQHQAQLSLGAGPAVSQAQELFNSSLQPYRSQQAFMQSSLSQPSPVVLSGTALHNFPAVQHQELAKAQSSLAFQQTSNTQPIPILYEHQLSQASGLGGSQLIDTHLLQARASLTQASNIYSGQVQQPGQSNFYNTAQSPNALQQVNYGMVTVPLPASQLSLPNFGSTGQPLIALPQTLQPPLQHTPPQPPAQSLSRPAQVSQPFRGLIPAGTQHSMIATTGKMSEMDLKAFGSGIDVKPGTPPIGGRSTTPTSSPYRASSTSPNSQSSKMNSIVYQKQFQSAAATVRMTQPFPPQFAPQILSQPNLVPPLVRAPHTNTFPAPVQRPPMALASQMPPPMTTGLMSHPRLPHVARGPCGSLSGVRGNQAQAALKAEQDMKAKQRAEVLQSTQRFFSEQQQTKPMGGKAPKVDNDAAKPSEPLTDPPGVCQEKVEEKPPPAPTTSTKPVRTGPIKPQAIKTEETKS; encoded by the exons ACCACCCGAAGTGCCACCAGCAGCACAGCCAAAACCTGGAGTTGCTGCTCCCCCAGAGGCTCCTCCTGTCCCCAAATCATGGGCCAGTAACAAACAAGGTGGGCAAGGAGATG GTGTCCAAGTAAATAGCCATTTTCAACAAGAGTTTCCCAGTCTGCAGGCAGCTGGGGatcaggagaaaaaggaaaaagatgcAAATGATGAAGCCTATGGATCTGGACCCAACTTAAGGCCACCAA aTGTTTCTACTTGGAGAGATGGTGGTAAATCTGGCCCACTCTCTCCGGGTGACCAAGAAAATAAACTCCCCGGTCAAGAAGACGGCACACCCGGAACAGCAGAGCAGAATGATGCCCTTAAAGCTGCCGAAAAGAGGCTGCCTGGTGTTCCACCACAGTTGCCTCAGCCCAGAGTcaatgggcagcagcagcctggtctTGCTTCTCAGTACAGGGCAATGATGCCTCCTTAT ATGTTTCAGCAGTATCCTAGAATGGCATATCCTCCAATGCATGGTCCAGTCAGGTTCCCTCCTTCGTTATCTGATGCTAACAA AGGTCCCCGAGGGAGAGGCCCGCCCCCTTCATGGGCCCCTGAGCCCGAGCGTCCCTCGATCCTTAGCGCAACTGAACTCAAGGAGCTTGATAAATTTGATAACCCAGATGTCGACCCTGACGAAGGCTGGGCTG GAGCCCAGATGGAAGTGGATTATACCGAACAACTGaatttcagtgatgatgatgagcaggggGGTAGTCAGAAAGAAAATCGGGATGACGG CGAAGAGCAAACTTCAAAGGGCTCTGAAAACTCCGAAGGtcaaaaagaaaatgaaggtCCCAGCACCAAACCTCCTCAGACACTTCCACAGCCACCAGTAACCAAAGGACCCTGTGGCAAAGGTCCTCCATTCAGTCAG GAACACGGGCTCCCCCCAGGACAGTCTCTATTACATGAAAAGAACAATTCCATTCACCTACCACCTCATCCAAAATCTCTTATGCAACAG CATCCACCTCCAGATCGCCAGGCAGGTCCTGGAAGACAGGGTCCCTTTCCCCCTAAGCAGCCGGTTCCTGATGAGGATGAAGTTTGGAAACAAAGACGAAGGCAGCAGTCAGAAGTCTCCGCTGCAGTGGAGCGTGCCCGGAAGCGGCGAGAAGAGGAGGAACGGAGAATGGAAGAGCAAAGAAAGGCCGCTTGTGCAGAGAAGCTGAAACGGTTAAATGAGAAATACGGCATTGTAGAAAAACAACCCTCTCCAgaggaggtcagggagagggagcgGGAAAAGGAACGAGAGCGAGAAAAGGAACGGGAGAAGGAACGCGAGCGCGAGAGGGAGAAGGAACGGGAgcgagaaaaggagagagaacgaGAGCGGGAAAAGGAGCGTGAACTAGAAAGGCagcgggaaaaggagaaggaactcGAGAAGGAGAGGGAACTGGAGCGGCagcgggaaaaggagagagaactggagcAGCAgcgagaaaaggaaagagaactgGAGAAAGAGCATGAAAAGGCGCGGGAACAGGAGAGGGAGCGCCAAAGGGAAGAAGAGTGTGAAAGGGAGCGTGAAAAAGAACAAGAAAAAGTGGAAGTCAAGTTAGAGCCCAAAGAACCTGTGATAGAACCTGTAATAGAGAAACAAGAAAATGAAAGCAGCAATAATAAAGAAACCAGAG AGGAGCAGCCAGCCTTCACTAGGCAAGACAGTAATCGGAGTGAGAAAGAGAGCACACAGGCGGTTCATGAAACAGAACCAGATTCAGGGTCTCTGCCTCGCCCTGCTGTCTCATCAGGTTACTCCAAACAGTTTCAGAAGTCACTACCACCACGGTTCCAGAGGCAGCAG GAGCAGATGAAACAACAACAGTGGCAACAGCAACAACAGCAAGGCGTACTTCCACCGGCTGCTCCTTCCCAGCCGTCCACTGGGgccgtccctcctcccccgcaCAGGCCTCTCTACCAGCCAATGCAACCCCACCCTCAACATTTGGCGTCCATGGGCTTCGATCCTCGGTGGCTTATGATGCAGTCTTACATGGACCCGCGAATGATGTCTGGACGACCTGCCATGGACCTTCCGCCCATGCACCCTG GAATGATGCCACCTAAGCCACTAATAAGAAGAGATCAGATGGAAGCGTCTCCAGCTAGTTCAGAATCTTTTGAACATATTACTCGGTCTGCAAGAGATCATGCTGTCTCCCTTAGTGAACCTCGTATGATGTGGGGGTCAGAGCCCTATCCCCACGCCGAGCCTCAACAGGCGAATACTCCTCCCAAAGTGACCGAAGAACCCGAAAACCTCAG ACCCGAAGCTCCTTTGGAGCAAGAAGTCATCTCCACTGCTTATCCTGTAGAACGCAATCAGCTGGACTCTCATCCAAAGACGGAATTTTTCAGAGAAACTGGTGAAGCCGAGGTACAGAAGCTTCCAAGCAGGTCTTTGGAAGAAGTTCGACCTCACCATACTGAACTAACCAACCAAGCTCCTACTCTTGAGGCAGCTGATCAGAATATTGCACCCAGCTCTCAGGAAGAGCCAGTGCTAATTGGAGAAAGCCAGTCTGTCCAGAAGAGAAGCATTTCCCATGGCCCTAGCCATCCTGTCAAAGCAGAGGAGCCAAGAAATGAGACATCGGCTAACATTCCCAAAGTAAATAGCAGATGTGTGGATACAAAAGAACCAGCTGAAAGACATGAGGATAAACCAAAAAGAGAAGGTTTCACAAGATCTTGTGAAGGACCAAAATTAGACAGACCTTACAAGTCCAAGTCTGAAACTCGTTGGGGCCCAAGACCAGGCTctagcaggagggaggaagggatcgATAGACCAATCAGAAGGTCCGGGCCTATTAAGAAACCCGTACTTCGAGACATGAAAGAAGAACGGGagcaaaggaaggaaaaagagggagaaaagggagaaaaaacaaTTGAGAAAGTGGTGAAACCTGAAAAGATTGAGAAGAAGGAACCGCCGCCTCCAGCTCCAGCTCAGATTGCACCTcagccccttcctccacctcccaaaCCAGAGCCAGAAAAACCTGCCTCTGACACTTCAAATGTGGCTAAAAAGCCACCCTTGGATACTGATAAGCCTTTAGAAGCCCCAGAGAGCGTTCAGGTCGAGACTGCGGTTAAGCCTGCAAGTCAGCAACCTGCTCCCCCTCCCGCACCCAAGGAAGAGAAGCAACCGGAAAGAGTAATCAGCAAAGATCACGTTTTTGAGCGTCCTCGCCCAGATTCAAGGCCAATTAGAAAAGAGTCGACTTTACCCCCCAGAACTTACTGGAAAGATTCTCGAGAGAGAGATTGGTTCCCTGATCAGGGATACAGAGGCAGAGGCCGAGGAGAATATTACTCCAGGGGTCGTAGTTATAGAGGCTCTTACGGGGGCCGTGGGCGGGGTGGTAGGGGCCAAAGCCGAGATTATCCTAACTACAGAGACCCTAAGCCAAGAACGGAGCATCTGCCTTCTGGAGCCCTCCGGCAGCGAGAAGAGAGCGAAACTCGGAGCGAGAGCTCTGATTTTGAAATAGTCCCCAAAAGACGGCGACAGCGGGGTTCGGAGACCGACTCGGACAGTGAAGTCCACGAAAGCGCAAGCGACACCCTCCTCTCGGACAAAGACAGCCTGAGCAAAGGCAAACAcccaaagagagaagaaaggccaGAGAACAAAAGGccgcccaagcccctgctctcctTCAAACCGGAGAACAGCATCAGAGTAGATGGCCGGCCCCTAGAGAAGCCCTACGGAAGAGAGGATGATACTAAGCCCAAGCCTGGCTTCCTGCCTAAAGGAGAACCCTCCAGGCGAGGAAGAGGGGCTCCCGGCATGTTCAGGCGGGGCGGAAGGGACCCCAGCGGCCGCCCACCCCGGCCCTCCACCATCCGGAGGCCAGCCTACAGAGATGCTCAGTGGACTCCGAGGCAAGCGGAGACTCCTAAACCGGAGGACGGAGAGCCTCCAAGAAGGCAGGAGCCATTTGTCCCCGGACCAGCCGACAAAAGACCCCCAAAATTTGAGCGGAAATTCGATCCAACCCGAGAGAGGCCGCGAAGGCAGCGGCCCGCCCGACCGCCAAGGCAGGATAAGCCCCCACGATTTAGACGACTCAAGGAGAGAGAGGCGGCTTCCAAGATAAACGACGTGGCCCCGGCCTCTGCCACGAGCGGCACCGTGAATAACGTGGCCCAGGAACAGGCCAACGCTGCCGCGGACGTTTCGGGCACCAAGACCCCTGACCTATCCAATCAGAACTCTTCGGATCAGGCCAACGAAGAGTGGGAGACAGCTTCTGAGAGCAGCGACTTCAACGAGAGACGTGAGCGCGATGAAAAGAAAAATGCCGATCTGAGCGCCCAGGCAGCTGCCAAGGCAGGAGAGAATGCTCTACCCCCCAAAAGGGAAATAGCCAAGAGAAGCTTTTCCAGTCAGCGACCTGGAGTAGATCGCCAGAATCGCCGGGGCAACGGCGGTCCACCCAAGTCGGGAAGAAACTTCTCTGGCCCCCGGAGTGAAAGGCGTAACGGTCCTtctttgagaagtgggaagagagg GCCATTCGAAGACCAAACAGGTGGTAATGCAAGTGTTGATCCAGTCAATGGCAGCTCAGTGAATCAAGAGGGGGGACCTAATGGCATGGGACAGAAGAATTCTAAGGAGGCtggtggaaaaaaaagagaagaccCTAAACCAGGTCCAAAGAAGCCTAAAGAGAAAGTGGATGCCCTGTCCCAGTTTGACCTCAACAACTATGCAA GTGTTGTAATCATTGATGACCATCCTGAAGTGACAGTAGTTGAAGATCCCCAGTCAAACTTGAATGATGATGGCTTTACTGAAGTTGTATCCAAAAAGCAACAGAAACGCTTGCAGGATGAAGAGCGCAGAAAGAAAGAAGAACAAACTGTGCAG GTGTGGACCAAAAAGAGTTCGAACGAGAAAGGAAGAAGCCAGAATTCTAAACTTCCGCCCCGATTTGCCAAAAAGCAACAGCAAGTTGCGGTAGTCCAGCAGGCCCAGGTGCCAGCCCCAGTACCAGCCCCAGTAGCAGCCCCGGCTCCAGCATCAGCTCCCGCCGCACAGACCGCGGCCCAGCCTCAGTCACAGACCCCAACGCCGACGCCGACACCGACTCCGAGCCAACCGCAGACTGCGGTTCAGCCGCAAGGCCAGACAACAAATGCCACAGACACAACAAATGGTACGGATTACGTGGCCACGGGAAAGCCCTCACAGAATGTGCCTTCTCAAGGCACTCTAGGAGCGGAATTGTGGGATAATAAGGTAGCCCCTACAGCAGTCCTGAACGACATCTCCAAGAAAT TGGGACTGATTAGTCCTCCACAGCCACCTCCAGTCAGTGCGTGGAATAAGCCGTTAACATCTTTCGGCCCTGCTGCACCCCCAGAG GGAGCAAAGAATGGACAGGAAAGCTCAGTTGAACTTGGAATTGAAACAATCCAGTTTGGTGCCCCAGCCTCAAATGGAAGTGAAAATGAAACTGCTCCTGTGCTGTCTGAAAAATCAACTGACAAATTGCCTGAGCCTAAAGAGCAGCGGCAGAAGCAGCCCCGTGCCGGGCCCATCAAAGCTCAAAAG CTTCCAGAATTGAGTCCAGTAGAGAACAAAGAACATAAGCCCGGTCCCATCGGGAAAGAACGCTCATTAAAAAACCGTAAAGTGAAGGACGTCCAACAGGTGGAGCCCGATGGACAGGAGAAGACCAGCCCTCCCGCTGTCAGAAATGGCAATCCCGTTCCCACGAAGGAAACCAAAGCCGTTTCGGAAATGAGTGCTGAAATTGGAACGATGATATCTGTGTCGGCCCCGGAGTTTGCCACTAATACAAAG GAATCGGTAACAGACTACACTTCACCTTCTTCTTCACTGCCCAGCACTGTGGCCACCAGCAATACAAAGATGGAAGAGACTTTGGTGACTAAT ATGGAATCTGCTCGCAAAGCGTGGGAAAACTCTCCGAATGTGAGGGAAAAGAGTTCCCCAGCAACTTCAACAGCCGCCCCAATTACCAGCGTTGGGGGCAGCAGTTCCAGTGGACCGAACCCTGCCAATTACAACTCTTTCTCTAGTGCATCGATGCCTCCTATTCCTGTGGCTTCAGTCACTCCTACAACTTCATTATCAG GAGCTGGTACATACACTACCTCTTCCCTGAGTACTAAGTCTACCACCACTTCGGACCCTCCCAACATTTGTAAAGTGAAACCCCAACAGTTACAGACAAGCAGCCTTCCTTCTGCAAGTCATTTTTCCCAGCTGAGCTGCATGCCCTCCCTTATTGCCCAGCAACAGCAGAGTCCCCAGGTCTATGTATCTCAGTCTGCAGCAG CTCAGATCCCAGCTTTCTATATGGACACAAGTCATCTGTTCGGCACTCAGCATGCCCGTCTGGCTCCACCATCCCTGGCTCAGCAACAAGGCTTCCAGCCAGGACTTTCCCAG CCCACTTCTGTACAACAGATTCCAATCCCCATCTATGCACCCCTTCAAGGACAGCATCAAGCTCAGCTAAGCTTGGGAGCGGGGCCGGCTGTTTCCCAGGCTCAGGAATTATTCAATTCATCCCTGCAGCCGTATAG ATCACAGCAAGCCTTTATGCAAAGCAGTCTATCCCAGCCATCCCCCGTGGTTCTGTCTGGTACGGCCTTGCATAACTTTCCAGCGGTGCAACATCAGGAGCTTGCCAAGGCACAGTCAAGTCTTGCGTTTCAGCAGACTTCTAACACCCAGCCAATCCCTATCTTGTACGAGCATCAGCTCAGCCAGGCTTCTGGACTAGGAGGCTCGCAACTTATTGACACACATCTTCTTCAG GCTAGAGCAAGTCTCACACAAGCTTCAAATATTTACTCTGGGCAAGTTCAACAGCCTGGTCAGAGCAATTTCTATAATACTGCCCAGTCTCCCAATGCTCTCCAGCAGGTAAACTATGGCATG GTAACAGTGCCATTACCTGCTTCCCAGCTTTCTTTACCTAACTTTGGATCGACGGGGCAGCCTCTAATTGCTCTGCCTCAGACCCTCCAGCCCCCATTACAACATACACCCCCACAGCCTCCGGCCCAGAGCCTCAGTCGGCCCGCACAAGTAAGCCAGCCTTTTCGAGGATTAATCCCCGCCGGAACTCAGCACAGCATGATCGCTACTACTGGAAAG ATGTCAGAAATGGATCTGAAAGCCTTTGGAAGCGGTATTGATGTAAAGCCAGGTACTCCTCCAATCGGTGGTAGAAGCACCACTCCGACGTCCAGTCCTTACCG GGCCAGTTCTACGAGTCCAAACAGCCAGTCCAGCAAAATGAACAGCATTGTCTACCAGAAGCAGTTCCAGTCCGCAGCTGCCACTGTGAGGATGACCCAGCCGTTTCCTCCCCAGTTCGCACCCCAG ATCCTCTCTCAGCCTAACCTGGTCCCTCCATTGGTAAGAGCCCCACATACTAACACCTTCCCAGCGCCTGTTCAGAGGCCGCCAATGGCACTGGCCAGTCAGATGCCTCCTCCGATGACCACAGGCCTCATGAGCCACCCTCGTTTGCCCCATGTGGCGAGGGGTCCTTGTGGATCACTATCCGGAGTCAGAGGCAATCAGGCCCAGGCTGCGTTGAAGGCTGAACAAGACAtgaag GCCAAACAGAGAGCCGAGGTTCTGCAGTCCACCCAGCGATTCTTCTCCGAGCAGCAGCAGACTAAGCCGATGGGAGGCAAGGCCCCCAAAGTGGACAACGACGCGGCCAAACCCTCCGAGCCTCTGACCGACCCCCCGGGTGTTTGCCAGGAGAAAGTCGAGGAGAAGCCCCCTCCCGCTCCAACCACGTCGACAAAACCCGTTAGAACTGGGCCAATTAAACCTCAGGCAATCAAAACCGAAGAGACAAAGTCTTAA